From Williamwhitmania sp., a single genomic window includes:
- a CDS encoding LysR substrate-binding domain-containing protein yields the protein MNIQQLEYIIAIDTHRHFAKAAEACFVTQPTMSMMVQKLEEELEVKIFDRSKQPVVPTQVGILIIAQARRALVEIKELKEIANGEKGLVSGSLKIGIIPTLAPYLLPLFLDNFRKHFPQVRVKITEMVTETIVEDLKSGKLDAGLLVTPLLDSKIKEYPLFYEKFFAYVSSEESAFDKSYILPTDIDPNHLWLLEEGHCFRSQIMRLCELKRNSDTGINLEYEAGSIETLMRIIESSGGITIIPELATKNLTVDQIEHVRPFESPIPMREVSLVSHREFVKQRLLDALKKEIILVIPEELKTSELGHVVNI from the coding sequence ATGAACATTCAGCAGCTAGAATACATAATTGCAATTGATACCCATAGGCATTTTGCTAAAGCAGCAGAGGCTTGCTTTGTAACTCAACCCACCATGAGCATGATGGTGCAAAAGTTGGAAGAGGAGCTTGAGGTAAAGATTTTCGATCGCAGCAAGCAGCCAGTAGTTCCAACCCAAGTTGGAATCCTAATAATTGCACAAGCACGTCGGGCTCTCGTCGAAATTAAGGAGCTTAAAGAAATTGCCAATGGTGAAAAAGGGCTGGTTAGTGGTTCGCTCAAGATTGGGATTATCCCGACGCTTGCACCATATCTCCTCCCCCTCTTTCTCGACAACTTCAGAAAACATTTTCCTCAAGTGAGGGTGAAGATTACAGAGATGGTTACGGAAACCATTGTAGAGGACCTTAAATCAGGCAAGTTGGATGCAGGCCTACTTGTAACGCCATTACTGGACAGCAAGATTAAGGAGTATCCACTCTTCTATGAGAAATTTTTTGCCTATGTCTCCTCCGAGGAGTCAGCCTTCGACAAATCCTACATTCTTCCAACCGACATCGACCCAAATCACCTATGGCTTTTAGAAGAAGGGCACTGCTTTCGTTCTCAAATAATGAGGCTTTGTGAGTTAAAGCGCAACTCCGATACAGGGATTAATCTTGAGTATGAGGCTGGAAGCATTGAAACCCTCATGCGCATTATCGAAAGTAGCGGAGGTATTACCATTATTCCCGAGTTGGCAACAAAAAACCTTACCGTTGATCAAATAGAGCACGTTCGGCCATTTGAGTCACCAATTCCTATGAGGGAGGTAAGCCTAGTAAGCCATCGGGAGTTTGTAAAGCAACGGCTACTTGATGCGCTCAAGAAGGAGATAATCCTAGTAATTCCTGAAGAACTAAAGACATCTGAATTGGGCCACGTCGTCAATATTTAG